Proteins encoded in a region of the Triticum dicoccoides isolate Atlit2015 ecotype Zavitan chromosome 3A, WEW_v2.0, whole genome shotgun sequence genome:
- the LOC119273054 gene encoding oryzain alpha chain-like: MAASPLLLLLLVSLVSTAAATSNTSESWERKRSEEETRQIFREWKAMHGTTNSSLDEEEQRAYTMFKHRLGLIDRQWHDQGYSVFSWERGRSEEETRKIFAEWKARKPVTTYSSIAHEEHRYTIFKEDLRKIDQHNAGYAIGVHNNNRCLNQFSHLTQEEFEAVCCGFWPEEPSEAKLQRIGEIQELLRQAFTLP, translated from the coding sequence ATGGCGGCGTCACCGCTGTTGCTGCTCTTGCTGGTGTCGCTGGTGTCGACGGCGGCCGCCACCAGCAACACATCGGAAAgctgggagaggaagaggagcgaggaggagacccggcagaTCTTCAGGGAGTGGAAGGCCATGCACGGCACGACCAACAGCTCCCTCGATGAGGAGGAGCAGCGCGCGTACACCATGTTCAAGCACAGGCTCGGCCTCATCGACCGGCAGTGGCATGACCAAGGCTACTCCGTCTTCTCCTGGGAGAGggggaggagcgaggaggaaacgCGCAAGATCTTCGCGGAGTGGAAGGCACGAAAACCAGTTACTACCTACAGCTCCATCGCCCACGAAGAGCACCGGTACACCATATTCAAGGAGGACCTGCGCAAAATCGACCAGCACAACGCTGGCTACGCCATCGGGGTCCACAATAACAACAGATGCCTCAACCAGTTTAGCCATCTCACCCAAGAGGAGTTCGAAGCCGTTTGCTGCGGGTTCTGGCCGGAGGAGCCGTCCGAGGCCAAATTACAGAGGATAGGCGAGATCCAGGAGCTGTTGCGGCAAGCATTTACCCTCCCTTAA